A single window of Nicotiana sylvestris chromosome 5, ASM39365v2, whole genome shotgun sequence DNA harbors:
- the LOC138868703 gene encoding uncharacterized mitochondrial protein AtMg00300-like, whose translation MVNGQWMLKAHDWKHHGLAFTKSPARREYILCNGKNLLSVSQISDKGTKLEFLSKIYTINNLVIDEVVLVAKRYKNIYVADFESLQSGDLSCLKAVDDDAEMWHRRLGHASFTLLNKLVQKDLVRGLPKSKFVEHKVCDSCARGKYVKSSFKPKKDVNTLKPLVLLYMDLCGPMRVQSRGGKRYIFVIVDDYSRSTWTLFLRKKDETFEVFCSLCEENSSENGIKSSMHLIRSWNRI comes from the exons ATGGTTAATGGACAGTggatgctcaaagcacatgactggaaaCACCATGGACTtgctttcactaaaagccctgcaaggagggagtatATCCTTTGCAATGGGAAAAA tctcttgagtgtttcTCAAATAAGTGATAAAGGAACCAAGCTAGAGTTCCTTTCAAAGATATACACAATTAATAATCTAGTAATAGATGAAGTGGTActggtggccaaaagatacaagaacatctacgttgctgactttgagtccctacaaagtggtgatctgagttgctTGAAAgcagttgatgatgatgctgagatGTGGCACAGAAGACTGGGGCATGCAAGCTTTACTCTACTGAATAAGCTAGTTCAGAAGGACCTAGTGCGTGGTCTGCCCAAGTCAAAGTTCGTGGAGCACAAAGTTTGTGATTCCTGCGCCAGAGGGAAATATGTGAAATCCTCATTTAAGCCCAAGAAGGATGTCAACACCTTAAAACCACTTGTTCTCCTTTATATGGATCTTTGTggtcctatgagagtgcaaagtaggggaggaaaaagatacatttttgtgatagtggatgactattCTAGATCCACTTGGACTCTGTTCCTTAGAAAAAAAGATGAGACTTTTGAAGTTTTTTGtagcctttgtgaagaaaattcaagtgaaaatggaATCAAAAGTAGCATGCATTTGATTAGATCATGGAATAGAATTTGA